Proteins from a genomic interval of Echeneis naucrates chromosome 21, fEcheNa1.1, whole genome shotgun sequence:
- the LOC115061664 gene encoding actin-related protein 3 isoform X1 yields the protein MAGRLPACVVDCGTGYTKLGYAGNTEPQFIVPSCIAIKESAKVGDQAQRRMMKGVDDLDFYIGDEAVDKPTYSTKWPIRHGIVEDWDLMERFMEQIIFKYLRAEPEDHYFLLTEPPLNTPENREYTAEIMFESFNVPGLYIAVQAVLALAASWTSRQVGERTLTGTVIDSGDGVTHVIPVAEGYVIGSCIKHIPIAGRDITYFTQQLLREREVGIPPEQSLETAKAVKERFSYVCPDLVKEFNKYDTDGSKWIKQYTGINAISKKEFTIDVGYERFLGPEIFFHPEFANPDFTQPISEVVDEVIQNCPIDVRRPLYKNIVLSGGSTMFRDFGRRLQRDLKRTVDARLKMSEELSGGKLKPKPIDVQVITHHMQRYAVWFGGSMLASTPEFYQVCHTKKDYEEIGPSICRHNPVFGVMS from the exons ATGGCTGGACGGTTACCGGCGTGTGTTGTCGACTGCGGCACAGG TTACACCAAACTTGGGTATGCAGGGAACACAGAGCCACAGTTCATCGTTCCATCAT GTATTGCCATCAAAGAGTCAGCCAAGGTTGGAGATCAGGCACAGCGGAGGATGATGAAGGGGGTGGATGACTTGGATTTCTACATTGGAGATGAAGCAGTCGACAAGCCCACATATTCCACTAAG TGGCCAATTCGTCACGGGATCGTGGAGGACTGGGACCTGATGGAGCGATTCATGGAGCAGATCATCTTCAAGTACCTGAGGGCTGAGCCTGAGGACCACTACTTCCTCTTG ACAGAGCCTCCTCTTAACACACCAGAAAACCGAGAGTATACAGCTGAAATCATGTTCGAGTCCTTCAATGTACCAGGGCTATACATTGCTGTGCAG GCTGTGCTCGCTCTGGCAGCTTCTTGGACCTCTAGACAGGTGGGAGAGAGGACCCTGACAGGCACCGTCATCGACAGTGGAGATGGCGTCACTCATGTCATCCCAGTG GCTGAAGGATATGTCATTGGCAGTTGTATAAAGCACATTCCCATTGCGGGAAGAGACATCACCTACTTcactcagcagctcctgagggaGAGGGAAGTGGGCATCCCACCAGAGCAGTCGCTGGAGACGGCCAAGGCAGTAAAG GAGCGGTTCAGCTATGTGTGCCCAGATTTAGTCAAAGAGTTCAATAAGTATGACACAGATGGCTCCAAGTGGATCAAGCAGTACACTGGCATCAACGCCATCAGCAAAAAGGAATTTACCATTGATGTCGGCTACGAGCGCTTCCTTGGGCCTGAGATCTTCTTCCACCCAGAG TTCGCCAACCCTGACTTCACTCAGCCTATCTCTGAGGTTGTGGACGAGGTCATTCAGAACTGCCCTATTGATGTCAGGCGTCCTCTGTATAAG AACATTGTACTGTCAGGAGGCTCCACCATGTTCAGGGATTTTGGGCGTCGTCTGCAGAGAGACCTGAAGAGGACAGTTGATGCCCGACTGAAGATGAGTGAGGAGTTGAGCGGAGGCAAGCTCAAG CCAAAACCAATAGATGTCCAAGTCATCACTCATCATATGCAGAGATATGCAGTCTGGTTTGGTGGATCAATGTTAGCATCAACT CCCGAGTTCTACCAGGTTTGCCACACCAAAAAAGACTACGAAGAGATTGGGCCGAGCATCTGTCGCCACAACCCCGTGTTTGGAGTCATGTCTTAA
- the LOC115061664 gene encoding actin-related protein 3 isoform X3 has product MAGRLPACVVDCGTGYTKLGYAGNTEPQFIVPSCIAIKESAKVGDQAQRRMMKGVDDLDFYIGDEAVDKPTYSTKWPIRHGIVEDWDLMERFMEQIIFKYLRAEPEDHYFLLTEPPLNTPENREYTAEIMFESFNVPGLYIAVQAVLALAASWTSRQVGERTLTGTVIDSGDGVTHVIPVAEGYVIGSCIKHIPIAGRDITYFTQQLLREREVGIPPEQSLETAKAVKERFSYVCPDLVKEFNKYDTDGSKWIKQYTGINAISKKEFTIDVGYERFLGPEIFFHPEFANPDFTQPISEVVDEVIQNCPIDVRRPLYKPEFYQVCHTKKDYEEIGPSICRHNPVFGVMS; this is encoded by the exons ATGGCTGGACGGTTACCGGCGTGTGTTGTCGACTGCGGCACAGG TTACACCAAACTTGGGTATGCAGGGAACACAGAGCCACAGTTCATCGTTCCATCAT GTATTGCCATCAAAGAGTCAGCCAAGGTTGGAGATCAGGCACAGCGGAGGATGATGAAGGGGGTGGATGACTTGGATTTCTACATTGGAGATGAAGCAGTCGACAAGCCCACATATTCCACTAAG TGGCCAATTCGTCACGGGATCGTGGAGGACTGGGACCTGATGGAGCGATTCATGGAGCAGATCATCTTCAAGTACCTGAGGGCTGAGCCTGAGGACCACTACTTCCTCTTG ACAGAGCCTCCTCTTAACACACCAGAAAACCGAGAGTATACAGCTGAAATCATGTTCGAGTCCTTCAATGTACCAGGGCTATACATTGCTGTGCAG GCTGTGCTCGCTCTGGCAGCTTCTTGGACCTCTAGACAGGTGGGAGAGAGGACCCTGACAGGCACCGTCATCGACAGTGGAGATGGCGTCACTCATGTCATCCCAGTG GCTGAAGGATATGTCATTGGCAGTTGTATAAAGCACATTCCCATTGCGGGAAGAGACATCACCTACTTcactcagcagctcctgagggaGAGGGAAGTGGGCATCCCACCAGAGCAGTCGCTGGAGACGGCCAAGGCAGTAAAG GAGCGGTTCAGCTATGTGTGCCCAGATTTAGTCAAAGAGTTCAATAAGTATGACACAGATGGCTCCAAGTGGATCAAGCAGTACACTGGCATCAACGCCATCAGCAAAAAGGAATTTACCATTGATGTCGGCTACGAGCGCTTCCTTGGGCCTGAGATCTTCTTCCACCCAGAG TTCGCCAACCCTGACTTCACTCAGCCTATCTCTGAGGTTGTGGACGAGGTCATTCAGAACTGCCCTATTGATGTCAGGCGTCCTCTGTATAAG CCCGAGTTCTACCAGGTTTGCCACACCAAAAAAGACTACGAAGAGATTGGGCCGAGCATCTGTCGCCACAACCCCGTGTTTGGAGTCATGTCTTAA
- the LOC115061664 gene encoding actin-related protein 3 isoform X2 produces MAGRLPACVVDCGTGYTKLGYAGNTEPQFIVPSCIAIKESAKVGDQAQRRMMKGVDDLDFYIGDEAVDKPTYSTKWPIRHGIVEDWDLMERFMEQIIFKYLRAEPEDHYFLLTEPPLNTPENREYTAEIMFESFNVPGLYIAVQAVLALAASWTSRQVGERTLTGTVIDSGDGVTHVIPVAEGYVIGSCIKHIPIAGRDITYFTQQLLREREVGIPPEQSLETAKAVKERFSYVCPDLVKEFNKYDTDGSKWIKQYTGINAISKKEFTIDVGYERFLGPEIFFHPEFANPDFTQPISEVVDEVIQNCPIDVRRPLYKPKPIDVQVITHHMQRYAVWFGGSMLASTPEFYQVCHTKKDYEEIGPSICRHNPVFGVMS; encoded by the exons ATGGCTGGACGGTTACCGGCGTGTGTTGTCGACTGCGGCACAGG TTACACCAAACTTGGGTATGCAGGGAACACAGAGCCACAGTTCATCGTTCCATCAT GTATTGCCATCAAAGAGTCAGCCAAGGTTGGAGATCAGGCACAGCGGAGGATGATGAAGGGGGTGGATGACTTGGATTTCTACATTGGAGATGAAGCAGTCGACAAGCCCACATATTCCACTAAG TGGCCAATTCGTCACGGGATCGTGGAGGACTGGGACCTGATGGAGCGATTCATGGAGCAGATCATCTTCAAGTACCTGAGGGCTGAGCCTGAGGACCACTACTTCCTCTTG ACAGAGCCTCCTCTTAACACACCAGAAAACCGAGAGTATACAGCTGAAATCATGTTCGAGTCCTTCAATGTACCAGGGCTATACATTGCTGTGCAG GCTGTGCTCGCTCTGGCAGCTTCTTGGACCTCTAGACAGGTGGGAGAGAGGACCCTGACAGGCACCGTCATCGACAGTGGAGATGGCGTCACTCATGTCATCCCAGTG GCTGAAGGATATGTCATTGGCAGTTGTATAAAGCACATTCCCATTGCGGGAAGAGACATCACCTACTTcactcagcagctcctgagggaGAGGGAAGTGGGCATCCCACCAGAGCAGTCGCTGGAGACGGCCAAGGCAGTAAAG GAGCGGTTCAGCTATGTGTGCCCAGATTTAGTCAAAGAGTTCAATAAGTATGACACAGATGGCTCCAAGTGGATCAAGCAGTACACTGGCATCAACGCCATCAGCAAAAAGGAATTTACCATTGATGTCGGCTACGAGCGCTTCCTTGGGCCTGAGATCTTCTTCCACCCAGAG TTCGCCAACCCTGACTTCACTCAGCCTATCTCTGAGGTTGTGGACGAGGTCATTCAGAACTGCCCTATTGATGTCAGGCGTCCTCTGTATAAG CCAAAACCAATAGATGTCCAAGTCATCACTCATCATATGCAGAGATATGCAGTCTGGTTTGGTGGATCAATGTTAGCATCAACT CCCGAGTTCTACCAGGTTTGCCACACCAAAAAAGACTACGAAGAGATTGGGCCGAGCATCTGTCGCCACAACCCCGTGTTTGGAGTCATGTCTTAA
- the ddx18 gene encoding ATP-dependent RNA helicase DDX18, with amino-acid sequence MADLQMRLLRKKIQKRNEKNKERKLIKKQKEDEETGTSNGLDDCCEETETACKTDRQPKKKREKRKAQNGVPVEVTSTEKASAQKKKKKKRKLTDPAESPAEKKTKPVQEVEEVDEVGEQASDKSEDDADDNIEDIEEEEKDNEERGEDDQPQLPSGLTGAFEDTSFTSLAGLVSENTLNAVKAMGFEHMTEIQHKSIRPLLEGRDVLAAARTGSGKTLAFLIPSIELIYKLRFMPRNGTGVVILSPTRELAMQTYGVLKELMTHHVHTFGLIMGGSNRSAEAQKLANGVNILVATPGRLLDHLQNTPGFMFKNLQCLIIDEADRILEVGFEEELKQIIKLLPKKRQTMLFSATQTRKVEDLARISLKKEPLYVGVDDNKDSATVEGLEQGYVVCPSEKRFLLLFTFLKKNRKKKLMVFFSSCMSVKFHYELLNYIDLPVMAIHGKQKQTKRTTTFFQFCNADSGILLCTDVAARGLDIPEVDWIVQYDPPDDPKEYIHRVGRTARGINGRGHALLILRPEELGFLRFLKQAKVPLSEFEFSWSKISDIQSQLEKLIEKNYYLHKSAQEAYKSYVRAYDSHSLKQIYSVNTLNLPMVALSFGFKVPPYVDLNVHSSKGVKLQKRGGGGGFGYQKSKNVQKSKIFKHVNKGRSDGRQFSR; translated from the exons ATGGCGGACCTACAGATGAGACTGCTTCGCAAGAAGATTCAGAAGAGAAACGAAAAGAACAAGGAACGAAAACTgattaagaaacaaaaagaggacGAGGAGACCG GAACTTCAAATGGACTGGATGACTgttgtgaggaaacagaaactgcTTGCAAGACAGATAGGCAACCGAAGAAGAAACGGGAGAAGCGCAAGGCGCAGAACGGTGTCCCAGTAGAAGTGACCAGCACAGAGAAAGCTTCTgcgcagaagaagaaaaagaagaaacggAAGCTGACTGACCCAGCTGAATCACCAG CTGAGAAGAAGACCAAACCAGTACAAGAAGTTGAAGAGGTGGATGAAGTTGGAGAACAGGCTTCTGACAAGTCAGAGGATGATGCCGATGACAACATAGAAGAcattgaagaggaggagaaggacaatgaggaaagaggagaagatgatCAGCCTCAATTACCATCTGGTTTAACAG GAGCCTTCGAGGACACGTCATTTACCTCTCTTGCTGGGTTGGTGAGTGAAAACACTCTAAATGCTGTGAAGGCAATGGGCTTTGAACACATGACTGAGATCCAGCATAAAAGTATTCGTCCCCTGCTGGAAGGACG GGACGTTCTGGCAGCAGCCAGGACAGGCAGCGGTAAAACCTTGGCTTTCCTCATCCCATCTATAGAACTCATCTACAAGCTCAGGTTTATGCCCAGAAATG GCACTGGTGTAGTGATCCTTTCGCCTACACGTGAGCTGGCAATGCAGACCTACGGTGTGCTGAAGGAGCTCATGACACACCATGTTCACACCTTTGGTCTGATCATGGGAGGCAGCAACCGCTCAGCTGAGGCCCAAAAACTGGCCAATGGTGTCAACATCCTGGTGGCCACACCTGGTCGTCTGCTGGACCACTTGCAG AACACTCCTGGGTTCATGTTCAAGAACCTCCAGTGTTTGATTATTGATGAGGCTGACCGTATCTTAGAAGTGGGCTTCGAGGAGGAACTGAAGCAGATCATCAAATTGCTgccaa AGAAGAGACAGACCATGCTGTTCTCAGCCACTCAGACCCGTAAGGTGGAGGACTTGGCTCGGATCTCTCTGAAGAAGGAGCCCCTTTACGTCGGGGTAGATGATAACAAAGACAGTGCGACTGTGGAAGGCCTGGAGCAG GGTTATGTAGTGTGTCCATCCGAGAAGAGATTCCTGCTCCTCTTCACCTTCCTGAAGAAGAACCGAAAGAAGAAGCTGATGGTCTTCTTCTCCTCTTGTATGTCGGTTAAATTCCATTACGAACTGCTCAATTACATTGACCTTCCTGTCATGGCCATACAC GGCAAGCAGAAGCAGACCAAGCGAACAACAACCTTCTTCCAGTTCTGCAACGCCGACTCAGGCATCCTGCTGTGCACAGATGTGGCAGCTCGAGGACTGGACATTCCCGAGGTGGACTGGATTGTCCAATACGACCCCCCTGATGACCCCAAG GAGTACATCCACAGAGTTGGCAGAACAGCTCGAGGCATCAATGGAAGAGGACATGCCCTCCTCATTCTTCGACCAGAGGAGCTTGGATTCCTGCGCTTTTTAAAACAGGCCAAG GTCCCACTGAGCGAGTTTGAATTTTCGTGGAGTAAAATCTCTGATATCCAGTCCCAG TTGGAGAAGTTGATCGAGAAGAACTACTACCTCCACAAGTCGGCTCAGGAGGCCTACAAGTCATACGTGCGGGCATACgactcacactcactcaaacaGATCTACAGCGTCAACACCCTCAACCTGCCTATGGTGGCGCTCTCATTTGGCTTCAAAGTACCTCCATATGTTGATCTGA ACGTCCACAGCAGTAAAGGTGTGAAGCTGCAGAAGCGAGGTGGCGGAGGAGGGTTTGGATACCAGAAGTCCAAGAATGTGCAGAAATCCAAAATCTTCAAGCACGTGAATAAAGGGAGGAGTGATGGGAGACAGTTCTCCCGCTGA